ATAAAACGCAACCGTCTTTTGATCTCGCATAAAAATCAGCCACTTGAAAAAACAAAGCGTTGAGACGATATGCCCCAACGCTTTGCAACCGCCAGAAAGATCTGAGCAATCTTACTCCTCTTTGCTGCTCTGTGATTCATCCTCCTCTTCAGCTTCAGCTTCAGCTTCTGCTTTTGCTTCTACCTCTGTTTCGGCTTCGGCTTCCACTGCGTCTTCTACTTCGGCCTCTGCATCAGCCTCTACCTCTGCTTCAGCTTCTACCTCTACCGCAGCTTCGGCCTCGGCTTCTACCTCGACTTCTTCTTCGGCTGCTCTATCTTCTGCGCCTTCGCGTCGAGGATGTGCCGCCAGAAAAGCGTCGATTTCATCTTGATCGGCATCGCGCAAACGCTCTCGCACGCTCAACACAATTTTCTTTTGATCTTCGTCAAACTCCACGACTTTCAACGGGATCTCATCGCCTTCCCCGAAATATTCATCGGGACGTTGAAGGTCGTCAATACCCAGTTGAGAAACCGGAACAAAACCCTCGACATGGCCTTCGAGGTCAACGACCACCCCGCGTTCGAGAGTGCGCGAAATACTACCCTCTACAGCATTGCCCACCGCATAGGTAACAGCCAGCTTAGCCCAGGGATTTTCAATGGTCTGTTTGTGCCCCAGCGAGATGCGCCGGCGCTCTTTGTCGATATTGAGTACAATAACATCCAATTCCTGGCCTTTTTTGATCACCTCGCTCGGATGGCGAATGCGCTTGGTCCAGGACATATCGGAAATATGTACCAGCCCGTCGATACCCTCTTCGATTTCGACAAAAGCGCCAAAATTGGTCAAATTGCGCACAATCCCTCGAATAGGTGTACCCGAGGGATATTTTTGGTCGAGATCTTCCCAGGGATCGGGCTGCACCTGCTTGAGACCCAGCGAAATTTTTTGCCCTTCCTCGTCAACGCGCAGGACCATAACCTCAACTTCATCGCTGATGGATACCAGCTTGGAAGGATGACGGATATGCTGTGTCCACGACATTTCAGAAATGTGTACCAACCCTTCGACACCCTGTTCCAACTCGACAAAAGCTC
This DNA window, taken from Gemmatimonadota bacterium, encodes the following:
- the rpsA gene encoding 30S ribosomal protein S1 — protein: MSVNTLKPTPEEALAALDESEYSESEFNEMMELYEETLETIKQGEIVVGTVRSIHDGIVVVDIGFKSEGAIPLSEFGDPPAIEEGDEIEVFLESIEDQEGQVVLSKTKADFMRVWDRIKDAYDSDQIVEGRLMRRIKGGIVVDLFGVDAFLPGSQIDIKQVKNFDQFLGNVYPFRIIKLNKNRRNIVISRRVVLEEERSRLRKQILATLEVGQLRQGSVKNITDFGAFIDLGGLDGLLHITDIAWGRVGHPSEVLSIGEEVEVKVLNYDEKRERISLGMKQLQDHPWKDVEEKYPVDSKVIGKVVSITDYGAFVELEQGVEGLVHISEMSWTQHIRHPSKLVSISDEVEVMVLRVDEEGQKISLGLKQVQPDPWEDLDQKYPSGTPIRGIVRNLTNFGAFVEIEEGIDGLVHISDMSWTKRIRHPSEVIKKGQELDVIVLNIDKERRRISLGHKQTIENPWAKLAVTYAVGNAVEGSISRTLERGVVVDLEGHVEGFVPVSQLGIDDLQRPDEYFGEGDEIPLKVVEFDEDQKKIVLSVRERLRDADQDEIDAFLAAHPRREGAEDRAAEEEVEVEAEAEAAVEVEAEAEVEADAEAEVEDAVEAEAETEVEAKAEAEAEAEEEDESQSSKEE